One region of Rhodothermus profundi genomic DNA includes:
- a CDS encoding BamA/OMP85 family outer membrane protein gives MHNSRQLVGITCLLYVCLLVGFGPNRLLFAQPISADTLRLSANFRLGTIHILESAPLPADVVRAALPFRPGDPLTTERLQAGLATIARLYARAGYPLARVIIRQLDLDPAHPDRLLLTLTVEPGPRLYLDRILLQGTRRTQPAFVARLLHLRPGQWLRPFDPERMAERLAASGLFRRVDPPLLYLTGDTTAALVFSLEEAPPGSFNLLLGYQPAGNGRGGLVGSGHLWLRHLFGAGRELELQLERLPGRISRFRLEAADPFLLSTAFLIRFSFIGRQQDSTYNRQDVRLTLGYQFPSGLQITSSWRQEITRPGPAGLRLAGSQQRIARGNATLLGFGLRWQQLDHPVAPRRGLMLTIQAERGRKTRSTRQLAGLDTIRVQTRTRQDRLEATLRFYHPLTGRLVLVGGGELALLRASQYDAADLYRLGGARSLRGYNEEQFVGVRTARVLAEVRYLLTLPTFIFAFLDVGYVATAPRPDRPIRTTWHPGYGLGVQVETGAGLLNLSYALNPNEPMLDGRLHLQLMLAL, from the coding sequence ATGCACAATTCCCGACAGCTTGTTGGCATAACATGCCTTCTGTACGTCTGCTTGCTGGTCGGGTTCGGTCCGAACCGCCTGCTTTTTGCGCAACCGATCTCTGCCGACACGCTCCGCCTCTCAGCAAATTTTCGTCTGGGTACCATTCACATCCTCGAAAGCGCCCCGCTACCCGCCGACGTCGTACGAGCCGCCCTACCCTTTCGTCCTGGTGACCCGCTGACCACTGAACGGCTTCAGGCCGGACTGGCTACCATTGCCCGCCTTTATGCCCGGGCTGGCTATCCCCTGGCGCGCGTTATCATTCGACAGCTCGACCTGGATCCTGCGCATCCGGACCGTTTGCTGCTTACCTTAACGGTAGAGCCCGGTCCTCGGCTCTATCTGGACCGCATCCTGCTCCAGGGCACCCGGCGAACACAACCTGCATTTGTAGCCCGACTGCTGCACCTGCGTCCTGGCCAGTGGTTGCGCCCGTTCGACCCGGAACGGATGGCGGAGCGTCTGGCAGCCAGTGGCTTGTTTCGTCGCGTCGATCCCCCGCTGTTATACCTGACCGGCGACACCACCGCCGCTCTGGTCTTCTCACTCGAAGAAGCGCCCCCTGGCTCGTTTAACCTGCTGCTGGGCTATCAACCCGCCGGCAACGGACGCGGCGGCCTGGTCGGCAGTGGCCATCTGTGGCTGCGCCACCTCTTCGGAGCCGGACGCGAACTGGAACTACAATTAGAACGGCTACCCGGACGCATCAGTCGCTTCCGATTGGAAGCTGCTGACCCGTTTCTTCTAAGCACAGCGTTCTTGATTCGATTCAGCTTTATAGGACGCCAGCAGGACTCCACCTACAACCGCCAGGATGTGCGCCTGACGCTGGGATACCAGTTCCCGTCTGGCCTGCAGATAACCAGCTCCTGGCGACAAGAAATTACACGCCCTGGCCCCGCAGGACTTCGGCTGGCAGGAAGCCAACAACGCATTGCCCGGGGAAACGCTACACTTCTGGGCTTTGGCCTGCGCTGGCAACAACTGGACCACCCGGTCGCGCCACGCCGAGGCCTGATGCTAACGATTCAGGCTGAACGTGGCCGCAAAACCCGAAGCACTCGCCAGCTTGCCGGCCTCGACACAATCCGCGTCCAGACGCGCACGCGGCAGGACCGTCTGGAAGCTACGCTCCGTTTTTACCACCCGCTGACCGGCCGGCTGGTTCTGGTAGGTGGAGGCGAGCTGGCTTTGCTACGCGCCAGTCAGTACGACGCTGCAGATCTCTACCGGTTAGGTGGTGCGCGTTCCCTGCGCGGCTATAATGAAGAACAGTTTGTGGGCGTGCGCACCGCTCGGGTACTGGCCGAAGTGCGCTACCTGCTCACATTACCGACGTTTATCTTTGCGTTCCTGGATGTGGGCTACGTGGCCACGGCACCCCGACCCGATAGGCCCATCCGCACTACCTGGCATCCAGGGTATGGACTGGGAGTCCAGGTGGAAACCGGCGCAGGCTTACTGAACCTGAGTTATGCCCTGAACCCGAATGAACCGATGCTGGACGGACGGCTGCACCTACAACTAATGCTGGCGCTGTGA
- a CDS encoding RsmE family RNA methyltransferase has protein sequence MTTTFYAPPDAFQNGWVRLPEEEAHHALRVLRHRTGDEVIVVDGVGGWHRLRLEQVDRRTVQGRILETRYEVGEPSYRLTIGLALLKQTARFETFLEKAVELGVHAIVPLITARTERTHFRLDRARRLLIAAMKQCGRSRLPALHAPRSFTDILNASEPLRLLCHEQPGRPRQRLHALLQPAIEEALVLIGPEGGFTEQEVQQAEAAGFQLVSLGARRLRAETAALVAASAFLLCQEM, from the coding sequence ATGACCACGACGTTTTACGCTCCCCCGGACGCTTTCCAGAATGGCTGGGTCCGGCTTCCCGAGGAAGAAGCCCACCATGCACTGCGCGTGCTGCGCCATCGCACGGGCGATGAAGTAATTGTCGTGGATGGCGTAGGCGGATGGCACCGCTTGCGCCTGGAGCAAGTAGACCGACGTACTGTGCAGGGACGTATCCTAGAAACGCGCTATGAGGTGGGCGAACCCTCCTACCGTCTGACCATCGGGCTGGCCCTGCTCAAACAGACGGCTCGTTTTGAAACGTTTCTGGAAAAGGCTGTCGAACTGGGCGTACATGCCATTGTACCCTTGATCACCGCTCGAACAGAGCGCACGCACTTTCGCCTGGATCGAGCACGACGGCTGCTCATTGCCGCCATGAAACAATGTGGCCGTAGCCGTCTACCCGCGCTACATGCTCCCCGGTCGTTTACGGATATATTAAACGCCTCTGAACCCCTCCGCCTGCTCTGTCATGAGCAGCCAGGCCGTCCACGCCAACGGTTGCATGCGTTGCTGCAGCCTGCCATTGAGGAGGCCCTCGTATTGATAGGTCCGGAAGGCGGGTTTACGGAACAGGAAGTGCAGCAAGCCGAAGCGGCCGGCTTTCAACTGGTTTCCCTGGGCGCGCGCCGACTGCGCGCCGAAACAGCCGCCCTGGTAGCGGCCAGTGCTTTCCTTCTATGCCAGGAAATGTAA
- a CDS encoding heavy metal-binding domain-containing protein has translation MLKSTTPSIEGRRITAYHGIVTGEAILGANIFRDLFAGIRDIIGGRSAAYEKELRKARDLAFAEMEEKARQLGANAIVGIDIDYETIAAGGSGNMLMVSVSGTAVTVA, from the coding sequence ATGCTGAAAAGTACAACGCCCTCTATTGAAGGCCGACGGATTACCGCATACCACGGCATCGTAACCGGTGAAGCCATACTGGGGGCCAATATCTTTCGGGACCTGTTTGCAGGCATTCGCGACATCATTGGGGGCCGCTCAGCCGCTTACGAAAAAGAACTGCGCAAAGCGCGCGATCTGGCCTTTGCTGAGATGGAAGAAAAAGCCCGCCAGCTTGGCGCCAATGCCATTGTAGGCATCGACATTGACTATGAAACCATCGCGGCTGGAGGAAGCGGCAACATGCTCATGGTCAGCGTAAGCGGTACGGCTGTCACCGTTGCATAA
- a CDS encoding cystathionine gamma-synthase family protein yields MPRKPKPKWPAEINGHRLHPESLMMSYGYRPEWSEGALKCPIFQTSTFVFQSAEEGKRFFELAYGLREPERAEQLGLIYSRLNNPDLEILEDRLTLWDDAEDAAVFESGMAAIFVSLLTFLRPGDVVLHSEPLYGGTDYLLKHILPEWGVQAVGFLAGTPEDEVRALIKRTGIGERLRVLYVETPANPTNRLVDLEACARIARDHSRPERPVLVMVDNTFLGPLWQHPLKHGADIVLYSATKYIGGHSDVIAGAALGSRDLMKAIKATRTFTGSMAGPWTGWLLMRSLETLKIRMEKQARNARRVADFLAEHPKVERVYYLGHLKEEDPQYEIFRRQCKSPGAMISFEVQGGEAEAFRFLNSLKLIKLAVSLGGTESLAEHPATMTHSDVPPEEQRRIGIRDNLIRLSVGIEHPADLILDLEQALETV; encoded by the coding sequence ATGCCGCGCAAACCCAAGCCCAAATGGCCCGCCGAAATCAACGGCCATCGCTTGCATCCGGAAAGCCTGATGATGAGCTACGGCTACCGACCTGAGTGGTCGGAAGGGGCGCTCAAGTGCCCGATCTTTCAAACTTCGACGTTTGTCTTTCAGTCGGCTGAGGAGGGCAAGCGTTTTTTTGAGTTGGCCTATGGCCTGCGTGAGCCGGAACGCGCCGAGCAGCTTGGACTCATCTACAGCCGTTTGAATAACCCCGACCTGGAGATCCTCGAAGATCGGCTTACGCTCTGGGACGATGCCGAAGATGCTGCCGTCTTTGAAAGTGGCATGGCGGCCATCTTTGTATCGCTGCTCACGTTCCTCCGGCCTGGCGATGTTGTGCTGCACAGCGAACCACTCTACGGCGGCACCGACTACCTGCTAAAACATATTCTGCCCGAGTGGGGCGTTCAGGCGGTAGGCTTTCTGGCGGGTACCCCGGAAGACGAAGTGCGCGCTCTGATCAAGCGTACAGGTATCGGCGAGCGATTGCGCGTGCTGTATGTTGAAACGCCGGCTAATCCGACCAACCGACTGGTGGACCTGGAGGCGTGCGCCCGCATTGCCCGGGATCATAGCCGCCCAGAGCGTCCCGTTCTGGTCATGGTAGACAACACGTTCCTGGGGCCTCTCTGGCAGCATCCACTCAAGCACGGCGCAGATATCGTGCTGTATTCAGCGACCAAATACATTGGCGGTCACAGCGATGTTATTGCCGGAGCCGCCTTGGGCTCCCGTGATCTGATGAAAGCCATCAAGGCTACGCGTACCTTCACGGGCTCTATGGCAGGACCCTGGACGGGATGGCTGCTCATGCGCAGCCTGGAAACGCTTAAAATCCGCATGGAAAAACAGGCGCGTAACGCCCGGCGCGTGGCTGACTTTCTGGCTGAGCATCCCAAAGTTGAGCGCGTCTATTACCTTGGGCACCTCAAAGAAGAAGATCCGCAGTACGAAATCTTTCGACGCCAGTGCAAAAGTCCAGGCGCAATGATTTCATTTGAGGTGCAGGGGGGAGAGGCCGAGGCGTTCCGCTTTCTGAACAGTCTGAAGCTCATCAAGCTAGCCGTGAGTCTGGGCGGCACGGAGTCGCTGGCCGAGCATCCTGCCACCATGACGCACTCTGACGTGCCCCCTGAAGAACAGCGGCGCATTGGCATTCGGGATAACCTGATTCGGCTTTCTGTGGGTATTGAGCACCCGGCTGATCTCATCTTGGACCTGGAGCAGGCCCTGGAGACAGTCTAG
- a CDS encoding type IX secretion system protein PorD, translating into MASIRQHSVTGWVLGLLLVTTIPLQAQELNCNVSVNYQQLQGSQYDYLSELADQIRRYLNERRWTDDVFEDIERIDCTVQIFFEEAITLTRFRARLILATRRPIYGTTQYTTVLQLSDPNWEFDYPQGTPLIFNLEQFHPLTSVLDFYAFIILGYDYDTFSELGGTPFFEQARRIAELAQAAGASGWNQIGDDRSRVALITQLLDPRYRSVRQAYFKYHFEGLDRFVQDPEAARTAVLEVLRSMEALYQEVSRPYVMDLFFTAKYQELAAIFEGSRFAQEAFTILSELDPSHLSEYNQLVQ; encoded by the coding sequence ATGGCATCAATCCGCCAACATAGCGTTACCGGATGGGTGCTGGGCCTGCTATTGGTAACAACGATTCCGCTCCAGGCCCAGGAGTTGAACTGTAACGTCTCGGTTAACTACCAGCAGCTTCAGGGTTCCCAGTATGACTATCTCAGTGAGCTGGCGGATCAGATTCGTCGTTACCTGAACGAACGCCGCTGGACAGACGACGTGTTTGAGGACATTGAGCGCATCGACTGTACCGTGCAGATCTTTTTCGAAGAAGCCATCACGCTGACGCGTTTCCGGGCCCGGCTGATACTGGCAACACGGCGTCCCATTTATGGCACAACGCAGTACACAACGGTGCTGCAGCTCAGCGATCCAAACTGGGAATTCGACTATCCGCAGGGGACGCCGCTGATTTTTAATCTGGAGCAGTTTCATCCGCTAACGTCGGTGCTTGATTTTTACGCGTTCATTATCTTAGGCTACGACTACGATACCTTCAGCGAACTGGGCGGTACACCGTTTTTCGAGCAGGCTCGCCGCATTGCAGAGCTGGCGCAAGCGGCCGGTGCCAGTGGGTGGAACCAGATTGGTGATGACCGTAGCCGCGTTGCGCTGATTACGCAGTTGCTGGACCCGCGCTACCGGTCGGTTCGGCAAGCTTATTTCAAGTATCACTTTGAAGGGCTCGATCGGTTTGTGCAGGATCCCGAAGCAGCCCGTACGGCGGTGCTCGAAGTGCTGCGTTCGATGGAGGCGCTTTATCAGGAAGTATCGCGTCCGTATGTCATGGATCTATTCTTTACAGCCAAGTATCAGGAACTGGCAGCCATTTTTGAAGGATCGCGTTTCGCCCAGGAAGCCTTTACGATTTTGAGCGAGCTGGACCCATCGCATCTGTCTGAATACAACCAGTTGGTGCAGTAA